The genome window TGTCCGCGGAGGCGTCGAGTTGAGCCCAGCTACCGAGCGGCGCCCCACGGGCGTGTCCGGCCTCGACGAGGTCCTGCACGGAGGATTGATCCCGGAGCGCGCCTACCTCGTCCGCGGCGGGCCCGGCACGGGGAAGACCACGCTCGGGCTCCACTTCCTGGCGGCCGGGGTGGCGCTGGGGGAGAGCGCGCTCCTCATCACCCTGGAGTCCAGCGAGGCGCAGCTCCGATCCGACGCGGCCGCCCAGGGGCTGGACCTGGCGGGGGTGGCCGTGCTGGACCTGAGCCCCTCGCGCGAGTTCTTCGCCCAGAACCGGAGCTACGACATCTTCTCCCCGGCCGACGTGGAGCGGGACCCCACCACGCAGCTGATCGTCCGGACCATCCAGGAGCTGAAGCCGGCCCGCGTCTTCGTCGACGCCATCACCACCCTGCGCTACCTGGCGCCCGACGCCTTCCAGTTCCGCAAGCAGGCGCTCTCGTTCCTGCGCTACCTGGTGGAGCACGGCGCCACGGTGCTGATGAGCTCCGAGCCGACGGCGAGCGTTCCCGACGACGACCTGCGCTTCATGAGCGACGGGATCGTGGAGCTGGAGGTGGCGCCGGGCCACGGGACCCTCCGGCGGACGCTGGGCGTCACCAAGTTCCGCGGCTCCGACTTCGAGGGCGGGCGCCACGCCCTGCGCCTCACCGGGCGGGGGATGCGGGTGTATCCGCGCCTGGTCCCCGCCACGCACGAGCGGGAGTTCACCACCGATCTGATCCCCTCGGGGCTGCCGGGGCTGGACGAGATGCTCGGCGGCGGGATCGAGCGCGGCACCATCTCCATCTTCAGCGGGCCGAGCGGGGCGGGCAAGACGACGCTGGGGATGCAGTTCATGAAGGAGGCCGCCACGCGCGGCGAGCGCTCCGTGGTCTACGCCTTCGAGGAGCACGCCGACACCCTGCTCCACCGGTGCGACGCCGTCGGCATCCCGGTGCGGGAGATGATCGAGGCGGGCACCCTGTCCGTGGTGCAGGTGGAGCCGCTGCGCTTCTCCCCGGCCGAGTTCGCGCTCCTGGTGCGCCGCGAGGTGGAGGAGCGCGGAGCGCGCATCGTCATGATCGACGGCATCTCGGGCTATCGCCTCACGCTGGCCGGGGACGACCTGGTGACCCACCTCCACGCGCTCGGGCGCTACCTGAAGAACATGGGCGTGACCGTGATCTTCATCAACGAGGTGGAGAGCATCACCGGCGACTTCCGCGCGACCCACATCGGGGTCAGCTTCCTGAGCGACAACCTCCTCTTCCTCCGCTACCTGGAGCTGGACGGAGAGCTCCGCAAGGTGATCGGGGTGCTGAAGAAGCGCCTGGGCGACTTCGAGAAGGCGCTCCGCGAGTTCCAGATCACCGGGAGCGGACTGCGGGTGGGCGCGCCGCTCCAGGGCCTGCGCGGAGTGCTGACCGGCACGCCGGAGTGGGTCGGGGGCGGGCGCCGCGAGGACCGGGACCCCGCGTGAAGCGCATCCTCCTCCTGCTGGACCACCAGGAGAACCAGGGCCTCCTGGCCGCCGAGCTGGGGCGCGAGCACGAGGTGCTCGCCGGCCGGGGAGACGAGGACATCGAGCAGGACTTCGACCTGTGCGTGGTGGACGGGGCGTCGCTGGACCGGCTCTGGGAGCGGGTCCGGCACCGGAAGGAGCGCGAGCGGCCGATCTTTCTGCCCATCCTGCTGGTGACGTCCCGTCCGGGGGTGAAGATGATCACCCGGCACCTGTGGCGCAGCGTGGACGAGCTGATCATCACCCCCATCGAGAAGCCGGAGCTGCGCGCGCGGGTGGAGATCATGCTCCGCGCCCGCTCCCTTTCCCTGGCGCTCCGGCAGCGCGCGGAGGACGCGGAGCAGGCCACCCGCACCCGCGACGAGGTGCTGGCCATCGTGTCGCACGAGCTCCGCAACCCCCTGAACCTCGTCCTGACCAGCGGGGCCTTCCTGCTGGAGACCGCCGCGGGGCTGGAGGCCCGGGAGCGGGAGCAGCTCCAGATGATCGGCCGCGCGGCGGGGCAGATGAACCGCCTGATCCAGGACCTGCTGGAGGTCTCCGGGATGGAGGCGGGGAACGCTTCCGTCGAGCCGCGCCCGGAGCCGGTGGAGCCGCTGGTGCGGGAGGCGTGCAGCCTGCTCGCGCACGCCGCGGCCGTGAAGCCGGTCGCGGTGTCCTGCGAGTTCGGCGCCGGCCTGCCACGCATCCACGCAGACCGCGGCCGCATCCTCCAGGTCTTCGGGAACCTGATCGGCAACGCGCTGAAGTTCACCCCCGGGGGCGGGACGATCCGGGTGCGGGCGGAGCGCGACGGCGACCGGGTGCGCTTCGCGGTCTCCGACACCGGGCCCGGGATCGCCGAGGGCGACCTGCCGCACGTGTTCGACCGCTTCTGGCAGGCGCGGCGCGCGCGTGCGGGTGGGGCGGGGCTCGGGCTGGCGATCGCGCGCGGGATCGTCGCCGCGCACGGTGGGGAGATGTGGGTGGAGAGCGAGGAGGGCCGGGGGAGCACCTTCCTCTTCACGCTGCCCGTGGACGATGGGACCGGACCCGACGCAGCCGCGAACGGCGGGGGACCCACGCCTGCCTGAGCCGGACCGCCGCGGCCTCCCCGCGGCCCGACGAGCCGGCGGAGTGGCAGCCGGCTAGAAAACCGTTGTCCTCCGGGCTCCGGACCGCCATCCTTCGGAGCCCGCCCTCGCCTCCCCGCCCGCCCCCGGAAGCCACATGGACCGGAAGACGATCCTCGTCGTCGACGACTCGGAAAGCATCTGCAGCGCGCTCACCTGCGTCCTGGAGCTCGCGGGGCACACGCCCCTCACCGCCGGCGACGGCGCGGAGGGGGTGCGGAAGGCGCGCCAGCACCGGCCGGACGTGATCCTGCTGGACATCATGATGCCGGTGCTGGACGGGTGGGGGGCGATCCGGGAGCTGAAGGCCAGCCCCGAGACCGCCACCATCCCCGTCCTGGCGCTCACCGCGCTACGCCTCTCCCAGGCGGAGGTGGACGGGGCGGGGTTCGCCGGCTACCTGTCCAAGCCGATCCCCTCGCACCGGCTCCTGGAGGAGATCGAGCGGGCGTGCACCCCCGCGCGCTGAGCCGCGCCGCCGTCCTCTCCCTCTCCGTTGCGACGGGCTCCTCTCGCCGCACATCTTGTAGCCGGAACCGC of Longimicrobiaceae bacterium contains these proteins:
- a CDS encoding hybrid sensor histidine kinase/response regulator → MKRILLLLDHQENQGLLAAELGREHEVLAGRGDEDIEQDFDLCVVDGASLDRLWERVRHRKERERPIFLPILLVTSRPGVKMITRHLWRSVDELIITPIEKPELRARVEIMLRARSLSLALRQRAEDAEQATRTRDEVLAIVSHELRNPLNLVLTSGAFLLETAAGLEAREREQLQMIGRAAGQMNRLIQDLLEVSGMEAGNASVEPRPEPVEPLVREACSLLAHAAAVKPVAVSCEFGAGLPRIHADRGRILQVFGNLIGNALKFTPGGGTIRVRAERDGDRVRFAVSDTGPGIAEGDLPHVFDRFWQARRARAGGAGLGLAIARGIVAAHGGEMWVESEEGRGSTFLFTLPVDDGTGPDAAANGGGPTPA
- a CDS encoding response regulator; translated protein: MDRKTILVVDDSESICSALTCVLELAGHTPLTAGDGAEGVRKARQHRPDVILLDIMMPVLDGWGAIRELKASPETATIPVLALTALRLSQAEVDGAGFAGYLSKPIPSHRLLEEIERACTPAR
- a CDS encoding ATPase domain-containing protein, with product MSPATERRPTGVSGLDEVLHGGLIPERAYLVRGGPGTGKTTLGLHFLAAGVALGESALLITLESSEAQLRSDAAAQGLDLAGVAVLDLSPSREFFAQNRSYDIFSPADVERDPTTQLIVRTIQELKPARVFVDAITTLRYLAPDAFQFRKQALSFLRYLVEHGATVLMSSEPTASVPDDDLRFMSDGIVELEVAPGHGTLRRTLGVTKFRGSDFEGGRHALRLTGRGMRVYPRLVPATHEREFTTDLIPSGLPGLDEMLGGGIERGTISIFSGPSGAGKTTLGMQFMKEAATRGERSVVYAFEEHADTLLHRCDAVGIPVREMIEAGTLSVVQVEPLRFSPAEFALLVRREVEERGARIVMIDGISGYRLTLAGDDLVTHLHALGRYLKNMGVTVIFINEVESITGDFRATHIGVSFLSDNLLFLRYLELDGELRKVIGVLKKRLGDFEKALREFQITGSGLRVGAPLQGLRGVLTGTPEWVGGGRREDRDPA